The DNA region CTGAACAGCAAGGGCTTTTACCTCGTCACCCTGCTGTACGGCCTGTTCGCCGCGATCAGCGTGCAGAAAAGCGTCCGTGACCGGCTGGAAGGCATTCCAGTCACGGACCTGTACTTCGGGCTGTGCTGGCTCTCGGTGGGCCTGTGCCTGCTGCTGATGCTGATCGGCCTGTGGAACGCCCCGCTGCCCCTGGCGGAGAAGGGCTTTTACGGCATGGCGTACATGCTGGCCCTGTTCGGCGCGGTCGCCGTGCAGAAAAACGTCCGGGACGGCGCCCGGAGCGCCCTCAGCTTCCCGCGTTCCGGTCCGGAGTGACCGCCCCGGCCGTGACCTCGCGCAGCTGACCGGCCAGCCCTTCCGGGTCACGCGTGGGCAGCCGGCAGGCGTGATTCAGGCACAGGTACGCCTGTCCGCCCCCGGGGCGGCCTTCCAGCACCGGGAGGTCGCCCCCTTCCTCGGCAGGGGTCAGGGCCACGAACGGCAGGTAATGCCGCGCCGCCTCGCGTTCCAGCGGGACGCGGTCCTCCGGTGTGCCGACGATCGCCAGTTCCAGGTGCGGGGCGGCCAGGAAGGCTGCGGCCTGCCACAGCCCGCCGAAGCCGCTGGCGGCCGCCAGAAGGTCGGCGGCGAAGGCGTTCACGGTGCGTTCCGCGATGGTCCGCGCGGCCTCGTCCGCGAAGTAGCGGTGCATCCACACGGCCAGCAGGGCCGCCGCCGCGTTGTCGCTGATGACTGCCGAGTCGAAGCCCGGCGCCTGCCGCGTGAGCAATGTCTCGGCGCGGCCGCCGGTGGCGTAGAACACGCCGGCCGCGTCGTCCCAGAAGTCGCGGCGGCTGATCTCCCACAACTCCCGCGCCCAGCGCAGGTGCGCGAGGTCCCCGCCCGCCTGGAACAGCGCCACCAGCCCCAGCGCGTACAGGGCGTGGTCTTCCAGCAGGCCCTCCACCCGCGCCTGCCCTTCCTTGAAGCTGTGGCGCAGGGTGCCGTCCGGCAGGCGCAGCTCCCGGTGCATGAAGTCGGCGTTGCGGCGCGCGACATCCAGGTGGTGGGGTTCACCTAGGATGCGCGCGGCGTCCGAGAAGGCGGCCAGCGCCAGCCCGTTCCAGGAGGTGAGCACCTTGTCGTCGGTGCCGGGCTGCGTCCGGGCCTGCCGCGCCGCGAGGAGCCGCGCGCGGAGGTCGGCCAGCCGGGCCCCCACGTCCTCCCCCAGGTCGCGGGCCAGGGCGCTGGCGGAAGTGGGGGTGTGCAGCACGCTGCGGCTGCCGTACTCGGGCCGGTGAGGGTCACGGAAATTGCCGTCCGGGGTCACGTTGAAGTACCGCAGGGCCAGATCGGCCCCACCGCCCAGCACCTCGCGGATTTCTTCGGGGGTCCAGGTGAAGGTCAGGCCCTCCACGCCGCCATGCTCGGTGGGCGTGTCGGCATCCTGCGCGCTGTAAAAGCCGCCGGTGGGGGAGAGCATCTCGCGTTCCAGGTACGCCAGGGTCCGCCGTGCGAGGTCCGCGAACTCCTCATCGCCGGTCAGCTGGTGGGCGCGCAGCAGCGTGCGGGTGAGCTGCGCGTTGTCGTACAGCATCTTCTCGAAGTGCGGCACCAGCCACTGCGCGTCCACGCTGTACCGGTGAAAGCCGCCGCCCAGGTGATCGTGAATGCCGCCCCGGCCCATGGCCCGCAGGGTGTGCAGCGCCATGTCCCGCCCGGCCGGCTGGGTGAGCAGGAAGTCCAGCGTGGTGGGCGCCGGGAACTTGGGCGCGTCGCCAAAGCCCCCCAGAGTCTCGTCGAACACGCGCCGCAGGTGCTCCACGGCCCGCGCCAGGGCGCCGTCCGGCAGGCCACCTGCGCTCCCTCTCGGCTGGCCCAGGTCCTTCAGGTGCGCGGTCAGTGCCTGCGCGTTTTCCAGCGCCTGCCCCCGGCGATTGACCCAGACGTCCGCGATGCTCGCCAGCACCCGCCGGAAGCTGGGCAGGCCGTACCCCTCCTGCGGTGGAAAGTACGTCCCGGCGTAGAACGGCTCGCGGTCCGGCGTGAGAAACACCGTCATCGGCCAGCCGCCCTGCCCGGTCAGGGCCTGCGTGGCCGTCATGTACACCGCGTCCACGTCCGGGCGTTCCTCGCGGTCCACCTTCACGTTCACGAAGTCGCGGTTCATCTGCGCGGCCGTCTGCGCGTCCTCAAAGGACTCGTGCGCCATCACGTGACACCAGTGGCAGGTGGAGTACCCCACGCTGAGCAGCACCGGCACGTCCCGCCGCCGCGCCTCCGCGAAGGCCTCGTCCCCCCACGGATACCAGTCCACCGGGTTGTCCCGGTGCTGCAGCAGGTAAGGGCTGGACTCCTGGGCGAGGCGGTTCATGCCGCCAGCGTACCGGCCGGGGGGGTACACTGGCGCATTCACAACTCACCGGAGGTTCACATGCACCAGAGCTTCACTCTCTCCCGCATCCTGCTCACCGCGCTGCTGCTCACCGCCGGTTCCGGCCTCGCCCAGACCGCGCCCGCCAGCGCGTCCCCCGCCGCCACTGGCACCCTGCTGCCGCCCGTCAGCGACGCGCCCATCTACGTCGCGTACCCCGCCGACAAGTACACGGTGGCGTTCACGCACGTCCTCGTGGAGGGCAGCGTGAAGCCCAGCGCGACCCTCACCCTGAACGGCCAGCCGGTGGACGTCGGCACGGACGGCCTGTTCATCGAATGGGTGGCCCTGCAGCCCGGCGCGAACGCCCTGACCCTGGAATCCACGCTGGGCGGCGTGACCAGCAGCCGCGTGCTGACCGTGACCAGGGCTGCCTCCGCCCCTCTGACCGGTGCGGCGCAGATCGCCCCGGCCAGCCTGCAGCCGGCCGCCGACCGCATTCTGTACGTGCAGCCCGCCAACCTGGAGATGCGGGCGGTGCCCGTGGCCTTCACCGGCACCGCCGGCGGGAAGGCCACCTTCAGGGTCGGGGACCTCGGCCCATTCCCGATGGCCGAAACCGCCCCCGGGCAGTACGCGGGCACGTTCCTGCTGCCGGCCGCCCTGGCCGCCGCGCCGGTCAGCGTCACCCTCACCGCCGCCGACGGCACGGCCGCCACCGCCGACTCCAAGGGCAAACTCGCCGTGACCGGCAGCGGCCCGCGCGTGGCCGAGGTGAGCGCCGCCATTCCCGGGCGCGGCCTGAACGCCGGGACCTTCGTGTGGCGCAACGGCGCCGGCCGCAACTACGTGGTGTACCCCCGCCCCGGCGCGCAGACGGTCGTGATCGGCGAGGACGGCAGCACCTATATCGTGCAGGCCAGCAGCACCCTCACCCTGAACGCCCCGAAAACCACCCTCACCCTGCGCCCCGAGGGCACGCCCCTCCCGCGCGCGGTGTTCACCACCATCGGCGTGAAAAACGCCGGCACGCACACCGAGGTGAACCTGCAACTGCCCGCGAAGGTGCCCTTCACCGTGGAACAGCAGGTGAGTGGCAGCGCGTCCAGCCTGGACCTGCGGCTCTTCCACACCGTGGCCGACGTGGACTACATCGTGTCCGACGCGCCCGGCGGCATCGTGCGGGACGTCCGCTGGACCCAGGACGCCGACGGCGTCGCCCGCGTGCACGTGGACCTCAACGGCGTGCCCTGGGGCTACGACGCCACCTACCAGTCCGGCAGCACCCTGACCCTGCGCGTGCGCAACGCCCCCACCCTGGACGCCCGCCGGCCGCTGGAGGGCCGCGTGATCGTGATCGACCCCGGACACGGCGGGGACGAGTTCGGCGGCGCCGGCCCCCTGCGCGTCCCGGAGAAGAACATCGACCTCGCCGTGGGCCTGCGCGTGGCCGAACTGCTGCGCGCCAAAGGCGCCACCGTGCACCTCACCCGCACCGCGGACGTCACCACGCCCATCTATGACCGCCCCCTGCTCGCCGAGGAGAAAAACGCCGAGCTGCTGGTCAGCATTCACGCCAATGCCCTCCCGGACGGCGTGGACCCCCGCACCAAACGCGGCGCGGGCGTGTACTACTACCACCCCCAGGCCCGCGCCCTGGCCGACGCCATCCAGGGCAGCTTCCTGAGCAGCATGCCGGACCTCGGCAACGACGGCGTGCACTACCAGAACCTCGCCCTGGCCCGGCCCACCACGCAGCTGAGCGTGCTCGTCGAGATGGCCTTCCTCACTGACAAGGGCAACCTGCGCCTGATGATGGACGACGTCGGCCGGGAACGCCTCGCGCAGACCATCACCCTGGGCATCGAGCGCTTCTACCGCGACGCCGCCCTCGCCCAGCCCCGCCGGTAGGGCCTGGCCGCCGGAACTTCAGGGTCCCTTGAGACGCCCCGGGCCGGCCCGGCCCCCGGTTTAGCCTGGGGCATGAACCTCGCCGTCCCCATTCCCGAGTCCGCGCGGGGCAGCGCCCTGCCACGGACCATCGACCTCAGCTATCCCTCGAACCGCTACGCCGTGGGCGCCAGCGCCGCCAGCGCCCTCGCGGCCCGGCTGCTCGGCGGCAGCTGGCCGGAAGCGGCGCTGGTCGGCGTGAACGCCTTCGCGGCCTGGGCGTGTGCGCGGGAACTGGACCCGGACCACGCCCAGACGGCTACGGTCGCCCTGCCTCTCGCGGCC from Deinococcus ficus includes:
- the yiaA gene encoding inner membrane protein YiaA — protein: MIQPASAPSPAFVAVSWAAVFIGMLGYAIGIWVSPMPLNSKGFYLVTLLYGLFAAISVQKSVRDRLEGIPVTDLYFGLCWLSVGLCLLLMLIGLWNAPLPLAEKGFYGMAYMLALFGAVAVQKNVRDGARSALSFPRSGPE
- a CDS encoding thioredoxin domain-containing protein, producing MNRLAQESSPYLLQHRDNPVDWYPWGDEAFAEARRRDVPVLLSVGYSTCHWCHVMAHESFEDAQTAAQMNRDFVNVKVDREERPDVDAVYMTATQALTGQGGWPMTVFLTPDREPFYAGTYFPPQEGYGLPSFRRVLASIADVWVNRRGQALENAQALTAHLKDLGQPRGSAGGLPDGALARAVEHLRRVFDETLGGFGDAPKFPAPTTLDFLLTQPAGRDMALHTLRAMGRGGIHDHLGGGFHRYSVDAQWLVPHFEKMLYDNAQLTRTLLRAHQLTGDEEFADLARRTLAYLEREMLSPTGGFYSAQDADTPTEHGGVEGLTFTWTPEEIREVLGGGADLALRYFNVTPDGNFRDPHRPEYGSRSVLHTPTSASALARDLGEDVGARLADLRARLLAARQARTQPGTDDKVLTSWNGLALAAFSDAARILGEPHHLDVARRNADFMHRELRLPDGTLRHSFKEGQARVEGLLEDHALYALGLVALFQAGGDLAHLRWARELWEISRRDFWDDAAGVFYATGGRAETLLTRQAPGFDSAVISDNAAAALLAVWMHRYFADEAARTIAERTVNAFAADLLAAASGFGGLWQAAAFLAAPHLELAIVGTPEDRVPLEREAARHYLPFVALTPAEEGGDLPVLEGRPGGGQAYLCLNHACRLPTRDPEGLAGQLREVTAGAVTPDRNAGS
- a CDS encoding N-acetylmuramoyl-L-alanine amidase, translating into MHQSFTLSRILLTALLLTAGSGLAQTAPASASPAATGTLLPPVSDAPIYVAYPADKYTVAFTHVLVEGSVKPSATLTLNGQPVDVGTDGLFIEWVALQPGANALTLESTLGGVTSSRVLTVTRAASAPLTGAAQIAPASLQPAADRILYVQPANLEMRAVPVAFTGTAGGKATFRVGDLGPFPMAETAPGQYAGTFLLPAALAAAPVSVTLTAADGTAATADSKGKLAVTGSGPRVAEVSAAIPGRGLNAGTFVWRNGAGRNYVVYPRPGAQTVVIGEDGSTYIVQASSTLTLNAPKTTLTLRPEGTPLPRAVFTTIGVKNAGTHTEVNLQLPAKVPFTVEQQVSGSASSLDLRLFHTVADVDYIVSDAPGGIVRDVRWTQDADGVARVHVDLNGVPWGYDATYQSGSTLTLRVRNAPTLDARRPLEGRVIVIDPGHGGDEFGGAGPLRVPEKNIDLAVGLRVAELLRAKGATVHLTRTADVTTPIYDRPLLAEEKNAELLVSIHANALPDGVDPRTKRGAGVYYYHPQARALADAIQGSFLSSMPDLGNDGVHYQNLALARPTTQLSVLVEMAFLTDKGNLRLMMDDVGRERLAQTITLGIERFYRDAALAQPRR